In Deltaproteobacteria bacterium, the genomic stretch CGGGAAGTACAGCAAGGAGTCGCTGAAAGGGGTGTCGGAGGAACGGACGAAGAAGGCGATAAAAATCATCGAGAAAAATGACGGGAAAATCATCTCGATGTACGCCGTCCTGGGGGAACACGATCTGGTTTTTACCCTGGATTTCCCCGACGCGGACAAGGTCCTGTCCACATCGGTCGCCCTCAATATGCTGACGGGCATTTCCTTTACGACATCGCCCGTAGTGGATGTCGAACAGTTCGACCGGCTCATGTCCGAAGTCGAAAGGATTTAGACGGCCCGTTCGCAACGGGGTTTAGCAATCCCCATGAAGAAGAGTCGGGACGACTCCTTTACATGGAAACGGGGGGTTGAAGATCCAGCATCCCCAACCCCCCGATGTCATGGCACGCCCAGTAGGATT encodes the following:
- a CDS encoding GYD domain-containing protein; amino-acid sequence: MPIFMMFGKYSKESLKGVSEERTKKAIKIIEKNDGKIISMYAVLGEHDLVFTLDFPDADKVLSTSVALNMLTGISFTTSPVVDVEQFDRLMSEVERI